The following are from one region of the Armatimonadota bacterium genome:
- a CDS encoding DUF302 domain-containing protein, which yields MSYYFTKITALGYEQALMRVQEELEKEGFGIITEIDVRDTLKKKLDVDVRKYKILGACNPSFAHRALQVESRIGTMLPCNVIVREREDGHTEVSAINPVESMKSVANPQLEQIGNHVAAKLKAIVDRI from the coding sequence ATGAGCTACTACTTCACCAAGATCACGGCCCTCGGATATGAACAGGCCCTCATGAGGGTGCAAGAGGAACTGGAGAAAGAAGGGTTTGGAATCATCACGGAGATCGACGTACGGGACACGCTCAAGAAGAAACTCGACGTTGATGTGCGGAAGTACAAGATTCTGGGGGCGTGCAATCCATCCTTTGCTCACCGAGCACTTCAGGTGGAAAGCCGAATCGGGACAATGCTCCCCTGTAACGTGATTGTGCGAGAGCGCGAAGATGGACACACAGAGGTTTCGGCCATCAATCCGGTTGAAAGCATGAAGTCTGTGGCGAATCCCCAATTGGAGCAGATCGGGAATCACGTTGCGGCGAAACTCAAAGCGATCGTCGATCGGATCTGA
- a CDS encoding winged helix-turn-helix domain-containing protein — MDQNEVAIAFDIVLEEIENAITALNREEVQAFQAGEYDVARELMEKGRLMTAFRKKIVDLQKEWLNIFTTVRPPKDRKRSRKVAERLKRGLRTPEDEFRIPILQSLADLGGSAPMTDVLDRVEKVMKNRLNDYDRLPLPSDPSQVRWRNTAQWARNAMVKEGLLASDSPRGVWEITTAGRRWLAAAIERK, encoded by the coding sequence ATGGACCAGAACGAGGTCGCAATTGCCTTTGACATAGTTCTCGAGGAAATCGAGAACGCTATTACTGCGTTGAATCGAGAAGAAGTTCAAGCCTTCCAAGCGGGTGAATACGACGTGGCAAGGGAATTGATGGAAAAAGGCCGGCTGATGACTGCATTTCGCAAAAAGATTGTTGATCTTCAAAAGGAGTGGCTTAACATTTTTACAACTGTTAGGCCTCCGAAGGATCGGAAGCGAAGTAGAAAGGTAGCCGAGAGACTAAAGCGTGGTCTTCGAACACCGGAGGACGAATTTCGCATACCTATACTACAAAGTCTGGCGGATTTAGGTGGTTCCGCACCTATGACCGACGTCCTTGATAGAGTGGAAAAAGTGATGAAGAATCGGCTAAACGATTACGACCGCTTGCCATTGCCCTCAGACCCTAGCCAAGTCCGTTGGCGCAATACCGCTCAATGGGCTCGAAACGCAATGGTAAAAGAGGGTCTGCTTGCCTCGGATTCCCCCCGGGGAGTGTGGGAGATAACTACAGCGGGTAGAAGATGGCTTGCGGCTGCCATCGAACGAAAATAA